Part of the Natronobacterium gregoryi SP2 genome, CGAGCGTCGCCTCCTGGGTCGCATGACGCAGATACGAGAACGCCTCGAACGCGCGCTCGGCGTTTGCAGAGAAGTCCGTCGCGTACAGCAGCCGCCGGAAGAGCTGTTCGCGGACGACATCGGGATCGTCAGCCGCGCGCTCGATCCGATTCACGAGCAGTGGCGTCACCGTCGTCCGCGCGAGGTTTCGTGCTGTCGATCCGATAACGCGGTTCTCGAGTGGGCTCTTTCCACGTGAACCGACCAGCGTCAGGTCCGCACCGAGCGTCTCGGCGATCCCGACGATGCGACGATGGGGCGTCCCGCGGACGATGTGGGCCTCTACATCGAAGCCAGCGTCTCCGATAACCCGCTGGTACCGCTCGAGCGCTCGGCGCCGTCGCCCCTCGAAGTCCAGACCCGGCAGTCCAGCGTGCACGTTCGACGGAATAACCGTCACCAGATGCATCTCGTCGACGCCGATCCGTCCGAGACACTCGAGGCAGGTTTCGTTCTCGATCGTCGCCTCACTGGCAGCCGAGAGGTCAGTTGCACAGACCGCTTTCATACTGATGCTAGTCGGCGACGGTATAATATTGCTTCCCCTAATCAATACGTCTCTGGACGAACCGCTGTCTGGTTACACTCGAGCGATCGATATCGTCGATTGCAGCGGCGGCGAAAACACTCGTCGCGCCCAGCTCAGAAAGCGCATCGCCACGGTGCGCACCAGCCGTTAGGTGAGGGATCGTCTCGGTGACTATATCCGTGAAACGTATGGGAATATTCTCGTGGGATAGTCGTGCCATATCCCACAGTAATATTGTGTGCAAGTCCCAAAAGCATTATACACTCTCCCCGGTTAGTGGATATTGAGTAGAAAACCATGATTCGGACACAAACGATTACAATCTGGGTGAGCGGCGAATGATCGACGTCGCGCTTTCTTCACCGGTACAGGCCACGCTGCTCGTCGCCATCGTCCTCGTCGAAGCGATCGGTCTCTACGTCGGCTACGGCGTCGTCGAACGAGCGGTCGCACCATCCCTACTCGAAACGATCGAGAACGCATAAGATGGAGCCACTCGGACTGAGTGTCGGACTCCTGGCGTTGTTCGTCGCTTTCGGCTTCATGGTCGGAGTCTTCTTTGGCTTCTTCGGGATGGGCGGCTCGTTCCTCGTGACACCCGCGCTGTTGATCCTCGGCTACCCAGCACCGGTCGCGATCGGTAGTTCGATGGCGTTTGTCTTCGGGACGGCCGTCATCGCGACGATGAAACACCACGACGTCGGACAGGTCGACTACAAGCTCGGCGCGTTGATGTTCGTCGGGATCGCCGTCGGCATCGAGGCCGGAAAGATGCTCGTCTACGGCCTCGAGGCGATCGGTCGAGCCGAGCTGGTCGTCGGTATCGCGTACGTGCTGTTGCTCGCGGCGATCGGTGTGTTGTTCGTCCGGAGTGCGCTCGAGCAGGCCGCCGATTCCGACGGTGAAAACGACGTTGGAGACGACGACATCCCGGATATCGCGAAGAAGATCAAGTCCTACAACGTCCCGCCGATGGTGACGCTGACCGACGGGAGCAAGGCGTCGATGTGGACGATTTCGGGCGTCGGTGGTGGCGTCGGCGTCGTCTCCGGCTTCCTTGGCGTCGGCGGCGGGTTCATCCGTATGCCCGCGATCTACTACCTCATCGGCGTCCCCCTCGCTGCCGCCGTCGGGACGAGTCTCTTCGGCGC contains:
- a CDS encoding universal stress protein, with translation MKAVCATDLSAASEATIENETCLECLGRIGVDEMHLVTVIPSNVHAGLPGLDFEGRRRRALERYQRVIGDAGFDVEAHIVRGTPHRRIVGIAETLGADLTLVGSRGKSPLENRVIGSTARNLARTTVTPLLVNRIERAADDPDVVREQLFRRLLYATDFSANAERAFEAFSYLRHATQEATLVHVETPKDPGPAEDEPEERLSELAGRLEGWGIETQIDVRRGDPADEILAAEAEFEPTTTLIGSRGHSRLRRLLLGSVSEEIVARATGNVMLVPPDRTA
- a CDS encoding DUF7512 family protein, coding for MIDVALSSPVQATLLVAIVLVEAIGLYVGYGVVERAVAPSLLETIENA
- a CDS encoding sulfite exporter TauE/SafE family protein; the encoded protein is MEPLGLSVGLLALFVAFGFMVGVFFGFFGMGGSFLVTPALLILGYPAPVAIGSSMAFVFGTAVIATMKHHDVGQVDYKLGALMFVGIAVGIEAGKMLVYGLEAIGRAELVVGIAYVLLLAAIGVLFVRSALEQAADSDGENDVGDDDIPDIAKKIKSYNVPPMVTLTDGSKASMWTISGVGGGVGVVSGFLGVGGGFIRMPAIYYLIGVPLAAAVGTSLFGALMSGAVGAFTYGLDGVVDLGIVTGLLAGSALGARIGSAATAYVDEDDVTIYFGIMLLLASLAVALGELATWLAMPVLDTMSFVLLVGSSAFVTAVIFYYGAQAIRTHDVEPTAAPEGSD